From Acidimicrobiales bacterium:
AGCGGGCTACCGCGCCGACGCGCCGGTGCTGCCGTGGCTGCTGGCAATCGCCCGCAACGTGTGCGCCGACGACGTGCGGCGCCGGCAACGCCAACGCCGCGTGCTCGAGCGGCTGCGGGTCCTCGCGATCGAGCCGGCGGCGGCCCCGTCCGAGTTCGTCGACGACCTGCTCGCCGCGCTGGAACCGCAGCGCCGGGATGCGTTTGTCATGACACAGCTGGTCGGTCTCTCCTACGAGGAAGCGGCGGTCGCGCTCGACTGCCCGGTCGGGACGGTGCGCTCTCGCGTCGCTCGGGCGCGAGCCGACCTGTCGGCCGCGGTGCGCCGCGCCGACGCGGTCTGAGCAGATTTTCGGGAACTGACAGCGGGCCACGTACGACTAACGGATATGCGGAAATCTCTTTTGTGTCTCGTCGCGTTGGGACTCGTGGTGCTCGGTGCCACGCCGGCGCTCGCCCACGTCACGGTTGATCCGTCGAGCGCCGCGTCGGGCGCGTCGGACGTCACGCTGCGGTTCCGCGTGCCGAACGAGGAGGACAACTCGACCACCAGTAAGGTCGAGTTGTTCCTGCCGACCGATCACCCCATCGCCGGTGTGGCCGTGGAGGCGGCGCCGGGATGGACCGTCACCACCGAGACGACGAAGCTGGCTAAGGCGATCCACACCGACGACGGGGACATCACCGACGTCGTGTCGAAGGTCACGTGGGACGGCGGCTCCATCGGCGCCGGTCAG
This genomic window contains:
- a CDS encoding sigma-70 family RNA polymerase sigma factor produces the protein MHDEALRPLLDAAVEGDDRAVAELVRATQPAVWRLCAALGSPGEEEDLVQEVYVRALRAAAGYRADAPVLPWLLAIARNVCADDVRRRQRQRRVLERLRVLAIEPAAAPSEFVDDLLAALEPQRRDAFVMTQLVGLSYEEAAVALDCPVGTVRSRVARARADLSAAVRRADAV
- a CDS encoding YcnI family protein; amino-acid sequence: MRKSLLCLVALGLVVLGATPALAHVTVDPSSAASGASDVTLRFRVPNEEDNSTTSKVELFLPTDHPIAGVAVEAAPGWTVTTETTKLAKAIHTDDGDITDVVSKVTWDGGSIGAGQFAEFTIEAGALPDDTSSLVFKAVQTYANGDVVRWIDVPTSSGAEPEHPAPTLKLTTTPASSTKSNANKKRADIALGLGLVAVIISAVATGIAVSGRRG